One Epinephelus lanceolatus isolate andai-2023 chromosome 17, ASM4190304v1, whole genome shotgun sequence genomic window carries:
- the LOC144458432 gene encoding G-protein coupled receptor 4-like has protein sequence MVELYCLMVRNDHVAPIFIINLLISDLIQLWCMIAEVAQLKDGMIVDIFTHIYYFCGEVSCVFMWCIALERYLVIACPLRYCFRRTIKISVVVCVVVWVLPLVFILPLFVCNDVEVQETILTFFCFLPLPLFIFFLGGTLKALSASISVHSDEKRRIVGMLVLVLLIHTLLFLPSIILLLVKEARYSGIYRSLFPVFLLLSPLADLFLYIFMRKGTIDKLLASVCCCKMDRNNINSPAVVMMNTYPQSATGGEGERERETIEGDNVGS, from the exons ATGGTAGAACTCTATTGTCTTATG GTGCGAAATGATCATGTTGCTCCAATCTTCATCATCAACCTTCTCATTTCTGACCTCATTCAACTCTGGTGCATGATCGCTGAGGTGGCACAACTTAAGGACGGGATGATAGTTGATATTTTCACACATATTTACTACTTTTGTGGGGAGGTCAGttgtgtgttcatgtggtgCATCGCCTTGGAAAG GTATCTGGTCATTGCCTGCCCACTGCGGTACTGCTTCAGACGAACCATCAAGATATCTGTGGTGGTCTGTGTTGTGGTCTGGGTCCTTCCTCTTGTCTTCATACTCCCTTTATTTGTCTGCAATGATGTGGAAGTTCAAGAAACCATCCTCACcttcttctgttttcttcctctcccaCTGTTCATATTCTTCCTGGGTGGGACCCTCAAAGCCCTGTCTGCTTCCATCTCTGTCCACTCTGATGAAAAACGACGAATTGTAGGAATGTTGGTCCTGGTGCTGCTTATTCACACACTGTTGTTCCTGCCCAGCATCATTTTGTTATTGGTAAAAGAAGCCAGATATAGCGGTATCTACAGAAGcctgtttcctgtgtttctTCTGTTGAGTCCTCTGGCAGActtatttctgtatattttcatGAGGAAAGGGACCATTGACAAGCTGTTGgcctctgtgtgttgttgcaAAATGGACAGGAACAATATCAACAGTCCAGCAGTAGTGATGATGAACACATATCCACAGTCAGCTACAGGCGGAGAGGgcgagagagaaagggagacaaTAGAGGGAGACAACGTAGGCAGCTAG
- the LOC144458338 gene encoding G-protein coupled receptor 4-like — translation MEEVNINNTSQDNNSSYTYDYGGYKPVEFIMKVVTIIIMCIGLPLTLVAIYAVCSLVKDDHVVPIYVINLLITDLIQLCCMIAWVLPEDWILSGRFILLSIYFYCLMVSIGFMVCIALERYLVIACPLWYRFRRTIKISVLVCVVVWALPPVISCLFIAARNPATISGILLLLPLPLFIFFLGGTLKALSASISVHSDEKRRIVGMLVLVLLIYTLLFLPTIILSLAWGSSGIDERNLYNLSLTFVQFSPLADLFLYIFMRKGTIDKLLASVCCCRMDSDDISSPV, via the exons ATGGAAGAAGTCAACATTAACAACACTTCACaggacaacaacagcagctatACCTATGACTATGGAGGTTATAAACCAGTTGAATTCATCATGAAAGTGGTGACGATCATAATCATGTGTATCGGCCTTCCTTTGACCCTTGTGGCCATCTATGCTGTTTGTTCTCtg GTGAAAGATGATCATGTTGTTCCAATCTACGTCATCAACCTTCTCATTACCGACCTCATTCAGCTCTGCTGCATGATTGCTTGGGTGCTACCTGAAGACTGGATACTCAGTGGTCGATTTATCTTACTTTCAATTTACTTCTATTGTCTGATGGTCAGTATTGGTTTCATGGTGTGCATCGCCCTGGAAAG gtatttggtcatcgCCTGCCCACTGTGGTACCGCTTCAGACGAACTATCAAGATCTCTGTGCTGGTCTGTGTTGTGGTCTGGGCCCTTCCTCCTGTCATTTCCTGTCTTTTTATTGCTGCAAGGAATCCAGCAACCATCAGtggcatcctcctcctccttcctctcccacTGTTCATATTCTTCCTTGGTGGGACCCTCAAAGCCCTGTCTGCTTCCATCTCTGTCCACTCTGACGAAAAACGAAGAATTGTAGGAATGTTGGTCCTGGTGCtgcttatttacacactgttgtTCCTGCCCACCATTATTTTGTCCCTGGCATGGGGAAGCAGTGGTATTGATGAACGTAACCTATACAACCTGTCTTTAACATTTGTGCAGTTTAGTCCTCTGGCAGActtatttctgtatattttcatGAGGAAAGGGACCATTGACAAGCTGTTGGCTTCTGTGTGTTGTTGCAGAATGGACAGTGATGATATCAGCAGTCCAGTGTGA
- the LOC117248130 gene encoding G-protein coupled receptor 4-like has product MEEVNIYNTSQDNSSSLTYNYEYYKQVAFIMNVVTIIIICVGLPLTLVAIYAVRSLVKDDHVVPIYVINLLITDLIQLCCLITWVLPEDWILPWTELISYIMYFYCLVASIGFMVCIALERYLVIACPLWYRFRRTIKVSVLVCVVVWALPAVIFCLFIAARNSATISGILLLLPLPLFIFFLGGTLKALSASISVHSDEKRRIVGMLVLVLLIYTLLFLPTIILFLARGSSGIDKRKLYNLSFTFLKLSPLADLFLYIFMRKGTIDKLLASVCCCRMDSDDISSPV; this is encoded by the exons ATGGAAGAAGTCAACATTTACAACACTTCAcaggacaacagcagcagcctcaCCTATAACTATGAATATTATAAACAAGTTGCATTCATCATGAACGTGGTGACAATCATCATCATTTGTGTCGGCCTTCCTTTGACCCTTGTGGCCATCTATGCTGTTCGTTCTCtg GTGAAAGATGATCATGTTGTTCCGATCTACGTCATCAACCTTCTCATTACTGACCTCATTCAGCTCTGCTGCTTGATCACTTGGGTGCTACCTGAGGACTGGATACTACCTTGGACTGAACTGATTTCATATATCATGTACTTCTATTGTCTGGTGGCCAGTATTGGTTTCATGGTGTGCATCGCCCTGGAAAG gtatttggtcatcgCCTGCCCACTGTGGTACCGCTTCAGACGAACCATCAAGGTTTCTGTGCTGGTCTGTGTTGTGGTCTGGGCCCTTCCTGCCgtgattttctgtctttttattgCTGCAAGGAACTCAGCAACCATCAGtggcatcctcctcctccttcctctcccacTGTTCATATTCTTCCTTGGTGGGACCCTCAAAGCCCTGTCTGCTTCCATCTCTGTCCACTCTGACGAAAAACGAAGAATTGTAGGAATGTTGGTCCTGgtgttgcttatttacacactgttgtTCCTGCCCACCATTATTTTGTTCCTGGCACGGGGAAGCAGTGGTATTGATAAACGTAAGCTATACAACCTGTCTTTCACATTTCTGAAGTTGAGTCCTCTGGCAGActtatttctgtatattttcatGAGGAAAGGGACCATTGACAAGCTGTTGGCTTCTGTGTGTTGTTGCAGAATGGACAGTGATGATATCAGCAGTCCAGTGTGA